In the Gossypium raimondii isolate GPD5lz chromosome 9, ASM2569854v1, whole genome shotgun sequence genome, one interval contains:
- the LOC105797713 gene encoding uncharacterized protein LOC105797713, with protein MEDPKRVEEGFGQTPLGHEDDSNDKELEGDNKCDNGECFDNIAKENGSVATGELTGGEEAPLEKTKSKRVATLDAFRGLTIVMMILVDHAGIAYPALDHAAWEGCMLADFVMPFFLFIVGVAIALALKKVPKIKDAVYKITLRTLKLLFWGIVLQGGYSHALADNIDLAYGVDMKLIRWCGILQRIALVYFVVALIETLTTKRRPIVLSPGHLSIFTAYRWQWIGGFIAFSFYMITSYSLYIPDWSFINHKEGKAYTVKCGMRGHLGPACNAVGYVDREILGINHLYKSPAWQHLKACTLSSPRSGPFREDAPGWCHANFEPEGLLSSISAILSGTIGIHYGHVLMHFKGHSQRLKQWLSMAIGLLVLAFLLHFSHAIPINKQLYTISYVCLTAGAAGVVFSGFYILIDVWGLRTPFLFLEWIGMNSMLIFVLGAQGILAAFINGWYYNNPDKTLVTWIKTHVFIDAWHSWNLGTLLYVIFAEITFYGVLAGILHKLGMYWKL; from the exons TAAGAGAGTGGAAGAAGGGTTTGGCCAGACTCCATTAGGTCATGAAGACGATAGTAATGATAAGGAATTAGAGGGTGATAACAAATGTGACAATGGAGAATGCTTTGATAATATAGCAAAAGAGAATGGGAGTGTGGCTACGGGTGAACTGACAGGGGGGGAGGAAGCACCATTAGAGAAGACAAAGAGCAAGAGAGTTGCTACCTTGGATGCTTTTAGAGGGCTAACCATTGTT ATGATGATATTGGTAGATCATGCTGGCATAGCATATCCAGCACTTGATCATGCAGCATGGGAGGGATGCATGTTAGCTGACTTTGTAATGCCTTTTTTCCTCTTCATTGTTGGTGTTGCGATAGCCTTGGCTCTCAAG AAAGTTCCCAAGATCAAGGATGCGGTTTATAAGATAACGTTGCGGACATTAAAGCTTCTATTTTGGGGAATTGTGTTACAAG GAGGTTATTCTCATGCATTAGCTGATAATATCGATCTCGCTTATGGGGTTGACATGAAGCTTATTAGATGGTGTGGCATTCTCCAG AGAATAGCGCTGGTCTACTTTGTTGTAGCTTTGATAGAAACTCTGACAACAAAAAGGAGACCTATTGTTTTATCTCCTGGACATTTATCCATTTTCACTGCTTATCGATGGCAATG GATTGGAGGGTTCATCGCCTTTTCCTTTTACATGATCACAAGCTATTCCTTATATATACCAGATTGGAGTTTCATTAATCATAAGGAAGGGAAGGCATATACA GTGAAATGTGGGATGAGAGGCCACTTGGGGCCTGCTTGCAACGCTGTTGGGTATGTGGATAGGGAGATTTTGGGCATAAATCATCTGTATAAGAGCCCTGCCTGGCAACATCTTAAG GCTTGTACCCTCAGTTCTCCACGTTCCGGTCCTTTTCGAGAGGATGCTCCAGGGTGGTGCCATGCAAATTTCGAACCTGAAGGCTTGTTAAG TTCAATCTCAGCTATTCTTTCGGGTACCATCGGCATCCATTACGGGCATGTTTTGATGCATTTCAAG GGTCACTCCCAAAGGCTCAAGCAATGGCTATCAATGGCAATTGGCTTACTTGTCCTAGCATTCCTCCTTCATTTTTCACATG CTATTCCTATCAATAAACAACTCTACACCATTAGCTATGTCTGCCTCACGGCTGGTGCTGCAGGAGTTGTATTTTCTGGATTCTACATTCTG ATTGATGTTTGGGGATTGAGGACTCCATTCTTGTTCTTGGAATGGATAGGGATGAACTCCATGCTGATCTTTGTATTGGGTGCACAAGGTATACTTGCAGCATTCATCAACGGCTGGTACTATAACAACCCTGATAAAACACTT GTTACTTGGATAAAAACACATGTATTCATTGATGCATGGCACTCGTGGAACCTAGGCACTCTCTTGTACGTGATTTTTGCTGAGATCACATTCTATGGAGTTCTTGCTGGGATCTTGCACAAGTTGGGGATGTATTGGAAGCTGTAA
- the LOC128032606 gene encoding uncharacterized protein LOC128032606 produces MGVRSPMLIRHHKTVCQIGGGSHRLDAAWEGNPISTKADSSIRKKLTLEPTLENGSEGGPKEVATGKFLEKSLRLGDKVETCKRDDDRMDGREQSNPGPTILHHEGNAVERDKEDSKLGTSKATAISVLSRAISSTEKFKRKHQTKEVTSSGREALSADPHLVATYLAISSMALRSIGTYEPEILEQRKGGTMDYGDSTVPSRGGTFGVSPYGPKIHCVRVESEPTNPAVPNLSTAYKVQGQIELHEQSGDESLVQSQLDKGL; encoded by the coding sequence ATGGGAGTAAGGTCTCCAATGTTGATAAGACATCACAAAACTGTTTGTCAAATTGGAGGTGGCTCTCATAGATTGGACGCTGCATGGGAAGGTAACCCTATTTCGACCAAAGCTGATAGTTCTATTAGGAAAAAATTAACCCTTGAACCCACACTGGAAAATGGCTCGGAGGGGGGACCAAAGGAGGTGGCAACGGGCAAGTTTCTGGAGAAGAGCCTTCGGTTAGGGGATAAGGTCGAGACTTGCAAACGGGATGATGATAGAATGGATGGACGAGAACAATCCAATCCAGGACCGACTATCCTCCACCACGAGGGGAACGCTGTCGAGAGGGATAAGGAGGACTCCAAGTTGGGAACAAGCAAGGCCACAGCAATAAGCGTTCTCTCAAGAGCGATTTCTTCAACGGAGAAATTCAAACGGAAACACCAAACGAAAGAAGTCACAAGCAGTGGAAGAGAGGCGCTTAGTGCCGACCCTCATCTTGTCGCCACCTATTTGGCCATTTCCTCCATGGCCCTTCGATCCATAGGAACATATGAACCAGAGATCCTGGAGCAACGAAAGGGAGGAACAATGGATTATGGAGATTCCACAGTACCGTCTAGAGGAGGAACCTTTGGAGTTTCACCTTATGGACCAAAAATTCACTGCGTTCGAGTTGAGAGTGAACCTACTAATCCAGCAGTTCCGAATCTGAGTACGGCCTATAAGGTTCAAGGGCAGATCGAGCTTCATGAACAAAGTGGAGATGAATCCTTGGTTCAATCCCAACTTGATAAGGGGCTTTGA
- the LOC105797714 gene encoding uncharacterized protein LOC105797714 codes for MDIEAPSDDGEDSLEETLATKFLNQKLVQLWNPLGIMKMIDLGCDFFVINFNTEEDYDNVFWGGPWLIGGKFITVRIWTPKFRASEAKLDKVAIWVQLIELQIEYYDSGILHKIGTSIGKLVKVDNYILVMERGKFARICVEINLDKPLVKEIFMEARKQRLCYEGVEKLCFSCGRIGHGREYCPEAQTATTKEERKKR; via the exons ATGGATATTGAAGCTCCTAGTGATGATGGTGAGGATTCTTTGGAGGAAACACTAGCGACTAAG TTTCTTAATCAAAAGCTGGTTCAGTTATGGAATCCTTTAGggattatgaaaatgattgatCTTGGCTGTGACTTCTTCGTAATAAATTTCAACACAGAAGAGGATTATGATAATGTGTTCTGGGGAGGCCCCTGGCTTATTGGAGGAAAGTTTATTACTGTTAGAATATGGACTCCCAAGTTTAGAGCTTCTGAAGCTAAGCTTGACAAAGTTGCCATTTGGGTTCAATTGATTGAACTTCAGATCGAGTACTATGATAGTGGTATTCTCCATAAAATTGGTACAAGTATAGGTAAGTTGGTGAAAGTTGATAATTATATTCTGGTAATGGAGAGGGGTAAATTTGCACGCATCTGTGTGGAGATTAATTTAGATAAACCACTGGTGAAAGAAATATTTATGGAGGCAAGAAAGCAGAGATTATGCTATGAAGGCGTGGAGAAATTATGCTTCTCCTGTGGGAGAATTGGTCATGGGAGGGAATATTGTCCTGAAGCCCAAACAGCAACGACCAAGGAGGAGAGGAAAAAAAGATGA